From one Triticum aestivum cultivar Chinese Spring chromosome 4B, IWGSC CS RefSeq v2.1, whole genome shotgun sequence genomic stretch:
- the LOC123093538 gene encoding DET1- and DDB1-associated protein 1: MSALCYQLSAKRAWPERETAHTSRSRTAAAAMGSPLGGWPSHNPHNFSQLVPADPSAQPTNVTPTTYIAAHRTDPPPNQVITTEPRNILLRHFYQNSENKPRPKRAAPESASVRNGKQARSPAEDGSQSSTRS; encoded by the exons ATGTCTGCTCTCTGCTACCAACTGTCGGCAAAGAGAGCCTGGCCGGAGCGAGAGACGGCACACACATCGCGGTCGCGGACGGCGGCAGCGGCGATGGGAAGCCCGCTGGGCGGCTGGCCGAGCCACAACCCGCACAACTTCAGCCAGCTCGTCCCGGCTGACCCCTCCGCCCAGCCCACG AATGTCACACCAACAACTTACATTGCAGCACATAGGACAGATCCACCTCCAAATCAAG TGATCACGACGGAGCCCAGGAACATCCTGTTGAGGCATTTCTACCAGAACTCGGAGAACAAG CCGAGGCCGAAGAGGGCCGCCCCGGAGAGTGCCTCCGTGCGCAACGGCAAGCAGGCGAGGAGCCCCGCCGAGGACGGAAGCCAGTCGAGCACGAGAAGCTGA